From bacterium, the proteins below share one genomic window:
- a CDS encoding 3-keto-5-aminohexanoate cleavage protein yields MHPLIITAAITGAETTRDMNPNLPITPEEQAREASECVKAGAAVIHLHVRDEKGVATQSLDRFRASIEAIRKACPKETIIQISTGGAVGEPMEKRVAPIVALKPEMASLNLASMNFGDDIFLNHPRDVRALAGEMQKLGVVPEVEVYDAGDVEAARRLVKKGLLKKPVHYQFVMGVDGGLSGELKNLSFMTGLVDPDDTWAVAGIGRYETPCAVAAVAYGGHVRVGFEDNVYFHKGELAKSNAQLVARVARITGEIGRPVASPAEARRLFGIA; encoded by the coding sequence ATGCATCCTCTCATAATCACCGCAGCCATCACCGGGGCCGAGACCACGCGCGATATGAACCCGAACCTCCCGATCACGCCCGAGGAGCAGGCGCGAGAGGCCTCCGAATGCGTGAAGGCCGGCGCAGCGGTCATCCACCTGCACGTGCGCGATGAAAAGGGCGTCGCCACCCAGTCCCTCGACCGCTTCCGCGCCTCGATCGAGGCGATACGCAAGGCCTGTCCGAAGGAGACGATCATCCAGATCTCCACCGGCGGCGCGGTGGGCGAGCCGATGGAGAAGAGGGTCGCGCCGATCGTCGCGCTGAAACCGGAGATGGCTTCGCTCAACCTCGCCTCCATGAACTTCGGCGACGACATCTTTCTCAACCACCCCAGGGACGTGCGTGCGCTTGCCGGAGAGATGCAGAAGCTCGGCGTGGTGCCGGAGGTCGAAGTCTACGACGCTGGCGACGTGGAGGCGGCAAGGCGCCTTGTGAAGAAGGGTCTGCTCAAGAAGCCGGTGCACTACCAGTTCGTGATGGGCGTGGACGGCGGGCTTTCGGGAGAGCTCAAAAACCTTTCGTTCATGACGGGCCTCGTCGATCCTGACGACACCTGGGCCGTGGCTGGCATCGGCCGCTACGAGACCCCGTGCGCCGTCGCCGCGGTCGCGTACGGCGGCCACGTGCGCGTTGGGTTCGAGGACAACGTCTATTTTCACAAGGGCGAGCTCGCAAAATCAAACGCACAGCTCGTCGCGCGCGTGGCGCGAATCACCGGAGAGATCGGAAGGCCGGTGGCGAGCCCGGCCGAGGCCCGCAGGCTCTTTGGAATAGCCTGA